A section of the Oncorhynchus gorbuscha isolate QuinsamMale2020 ecotype Even-year linkage group LG04, OgorEven_v1.0, whole genome shotgun sequence genome encodes:
- the htra4 gene encoding serine protease HTRA1 isoform X2, with product MIKFVVCIVFASVVHARLLRKRQTPCPEVCDGSRCPVAPESRCYYGVVKDSCGCCTVCASGEGDICGERGIGLCGEGMTCEYPAGKRRVRGSCVCTLAEPVCGSDGRTYPSMCRLRAENKRAELSINPPVILIQKGHCDSGSLDPGSIRFKFNFIADVVDKIAPAVVHLELFKRLAFSNQEVPVSSGSGFIVSEDGWIVTNAHVLTNKQRIKVEMKNGVKFDASVKDVDTKLDIALIKIESDSPLPVLLLGHSSDLRPGEFVVAVGSPFSLQNTVTTGIISTAHRNGLELGLKDSDMEYIQTDAIINYGNSGGPLVNLDGDVIGINTLKVTAGISFAIPADRIRQFLADSYDRQIKGKTLPKKKYMGVRMLQLSTHLIRDLRERESSFPDVSSGVYIYEVIPGTAASSAGMINHDVIISINGQPIQTTDEVSDAVQSGSPLSVVVRRANEDVMINVVPEEID from the exons ATGATCAAATTTGTGGTTTGCATTGTCTTCGCCTCTGTGGTTCATGCGCGGTTACTTCGCAAGAGACAAACTCCGTGTCCGGAAGTCTGTGATGGCTCCCGCTGTCCTGTCGCACCTGAATCACGGTGTTACTACGGTGTAGTGAAGGACAGCTGCGGATGCTGCACAGTATGCGCGTCTGGAGAAGGTGACATTTGCGGGGAGCGCGGTATTGGCCTTTGTGGCGAGGGGATGACATGCGAATATCCAGCGGGAAAGCGCAGAGTTCGCGGTTCATGCGTTTGCACCCTTGCCGAGCCGGTGTGCGGAAGTGATGGAAGGACTTACCCCAGTATGTGCCGTTTGAGAGCCGAGAACAAAAGAGCAGAACTCAGTATAAATCCCCCGGTCATCTTGATTCAGAAAGGCCACTGTGATTCGG GTTCCCTGGACCCAGGAAGTATCCGCTTCAAATTCAACTTCATTGCTGATGTGGTGGATAAGATAGCCCCTGCTGTGGTGCACCTAGAGCTTTTCAAGAG GTTGGCATTTTCAAACCAGGAAGTCCCCGTCTCTAGTGGTTCGGGGTTCATCGTGTCAGAGGACGGCTGGATTGTCACCAACGCCCACGTTCTCACCAACAAGCAGAGAATCAAAGTGGAGATGAAGAACGGTGTCAAATTCGATGCCTCCGTCAAGGACGTGGACACAAAGCTAGACATTGCACTCATCAAAATTGAGTCGGAT AGTCCACTGCCGGTGCTTCTGCTGGGCCACTCGTCTGACCTTCGGCCGGGGGAGTTTGTGGTGGCAGTGGGCAGTCCCTTCTCCCTGCAG AACACGGTCACCACAGGCATTATCAGCACGGCCCATAGGAATGGCCTGGAGCTGGGACTCAAAGACTCTGACATGGAGTACATCCAGACGGACGCCATCATCAAC TATGGCAACTCAGGGGGACCACTTGTTAACTTG GATGGGGATGTCATTGGCATAAATACTCTGAAGGTCACAGCAGGAATATCCTTTGCAATTCCTGCTGACAGAATACGGCAATTCCTTGCGGATTCCTACGACAGACAAATCAAGG GAAAGACACTGCCAAAAAAGAAATACATGGGTGTCCGGATGCTTCAACTCTCAACTCA TTTGATCCGAGATCTGAGGGAGCGGGAGAGCAGCTTCCCAGATGTGAGCTCAGGAGTGTACATTTATGAAGTGATCCCAGGAACAGCTGCCTCCAG TGCTGGCATGATTAACCATGATGTTATAATCAGCATCAACGGTCAACCCATCCAGACCACAGACGAGGTGAGTGACGCTGTCCAGTCAGGCAGTCCGCTGTCCGTGGTAGTGCGGCGAGCTAACGAAGACGTCATGATTAACGTTGTCCCTGAGGAAATCGACTGA
- the htra4 gene encoding serine protease HTRA1 isoform X1, whose protein sequence is MIKFVVCIVFASVVHARLLRKRQTPCPEVCDGSRCPVAPESRCYYGVVKDSCGCCTVCASGEGDICGERGIGLCGEGMTCEYPAGKRRVRGSCVCTLAEPVCGSDGRTYPSMCRLRAENKRAELSINPPVILIQKGHCDSVPSGSLDPGSIRFKFNFIADVVDKIAPAVVHLELFKRLAFSNQEVPVSSGSGFIVSEDGWIVTNAHVLTNKQRIKVEMKNGVKFDASVKDVDTKLDIALIKIESDSPLPVLLLGHSSDLRPGEFVVAVGSPFSLQNTVTTGIISTAHRNGLELGLKDSDMEYIQTDAIINYGNSGGPLVNLDGDVIGINTLKVTAGISFAIPADRIRQFLADSYDRQIKGKTLPKKKYMGVRMLQLSTHLIRDLRERESSFPDVSSGVYIYEVIPGTAASSAGMINHDVIISINGQPIQTTDEVSDAVQSGSPLSVVVRRANEDVMINVVPEEID, encoded by the exons ATGATCAAATTTGTGGTTTGCATTGTCTTCGCCTCTGTGGTTCATGCGCGGTTACTTCGCAAGAGACAAACTCCGTGTCCGGAAGTCTGTGATGGCTCCCGCTGTCCTGTCGCACCTGAATCACGGTGTTACTACGGTGTAGTGAAGGACAGCTGCGGATGCTGCACAGTATGCGCGTCTGGAGAAGGTGACATTTGCGGGGAGCGCGGTATTGGCCTTTGTGGCGAGGGGATGACATGCGAATATCCAGCGGGAAAGCGCAGAGTTCGCGGTTCATGCGTTTGCACCCTTGCCGAGCCGGTGTGCGGAAGTGATGGAAGGACTTACCCCAGTATGTGCCGTTTGAGAGCCGAGAACAAAAGAGCAGAACTCAGTATAAATCCCCCGGTCATCTTGATTCAGAAAGGCCACTGTGATTCGG TCCCCTCAGGTTCCCTGGACCCAGGAAGTATCCGCTTCAAATTCAACTTCATTGCTGATGTGGTGGATAAGATAGCCCCTGCTGTGGTGCACCTAGAGCTTTTCAAGAG GTTGGCATTTTCAAACCAGGAAGTCCCCGTCTCTAGTGGTTCGGGGTTCATCGTGTCAGAGGACGGCTGGATTGTCACCAACGCCCACGTTCTCACCAACAAGCAGAGAATCAAAGTGGAGATGAAGAACGGTGTCAAATTCGATGCCTCCGTCAAGGACGTGGACACAAAGCTAGACATTGCACTCATCAAAATTGAGTCGGAT AGTCCACTGCCGGTGCTTCTGCTGGGCCACTCGTCTGACCTTCGGCCGGGGGAGTTTGTGGTGGCAGTGGGCAGTCCCTTCTCCCTGCAG AACACGGTCACCACAGGCATTATCAGCACGGCCCATAGGAATGGCCTGGAGCTGGGACTCAAAGACTCTGACATGGAGTACATCCAGACGGACGCCATCATCAAC TATGGCAACTCAGGGGGACCACTTGTTAACTTG GATGGGGATGTCATTGGCATAAATACTCTGAAGGTCACAGCAGGAATATCCTTTGCAATTCCTGCTGACAGAATACGGCAATTCCTTGCGGATTCCTACGACAGACAAATCAAGG GAAAGACACTGCCAAAAAAGAAATACATGGGTGTCCGGATGCTTCAACTCTCAACTCA TTTGATCCGAGATCTGAGGGAGCGGGAGAGCAGCTTCCCAGATGTGAGCTCAGGAGTGTACATTTATGAAGTGATCCCAGGAACAGCTGCCTCCAG TGCTGGCATGATTAACCATGATGTTATAATCAGCATCAACGGTCAACCCATCCAGACCACAGACGAGGTGAGTGACGCTGTCCAGTCAGGCAGTCCGCTGTCCGTGGTAGTGCGGCGAGCTAACGAAGACGTCATGATTAACGTTGTCCCTGAGGAAATCGACTGA